TTACTGAGGCAGTTATTGAGGCAATTCGATTAGCCGTTACAAACCTTCCTGAAGATGTCATCAACGCAATTAAGCTGGCATATGAAAGAGAAGAAAGCAGAATTGCAAAATTTAATCTTGAGAACATTCTTAAATCAATTGAAATCGGCAAAAATGAGAGAATTCCTATCTGCCAAGATACTGGAACAATAACTTTTTTCGTTGAAGCCGGGATTGGAAATCCATATCTTGGTAAAATTAGGGGAATTTTAGTGAAAGCGACAAGAAGAGCTACACAAGAAGTCCCCCTAAGACCCAACGCTGTTGATGTTCTCACGAACAAAAATTCCGGAGATAACACTGGCAGGTTCGTGCCAGTAATACATTGGGAGCTTGTTGATGGGGACAAGATAAGAATAGCAGTCCTGCCCAAAGGTGGAGGGAGTGAGAACTGCTCAGCTTTGGCAATGCTCAACCCAATCGAAGGCTTTGAAGGCGTCAAGCGTTTTGTTGTGAAAAGGGTGAGAGAATGCGGAGGTAAGCCCTGTCCGCCAGTGATTCTTGGTGTGGGAATTGGAG
Above is a genomic segment from Thermococcus sp. SY098 containing:
- a CDS encoding fumarate hydratase gives rise to the protein MEEKLTEAVIEAIRLAVTNLPEDVINAIKLAYEREESRIAKFNLENILKSIEIGKNERIPICQDTGTITFFVEAGIGNPYLGKIRGILVKATRRATQEVPLRPNAVDVLTNKNSGDNTGRFVPVIHWELVDGDKIRIAVLPKGGGSENCSALAMLNPIEGFEGVKRFVVKRVRECGGKPCPPVILGVGIGGSADLALKLAKKSLLRPLGIRHENEKIAQLEKDILDKVNSLGIGPMGMGGNTTALDVKVEYAHRHPASLPVGLIVQCWAHRKAFIEVDEKGRAKIWQ